The Sulfobacillus thermosulfidooxidans DSM 9293 genome includes a window with the following:
- a CDS encoding L-rhamnose mutarotase, with amino-acid sequence MQTYSIFMHGNTLFAYMEVNDFTEAMRILSNHPANKKWQEYMADILMTDEQGHSMQVIPEVFHFHA; translated from the coding sequence ATACAGACGTATAGTATCTTCATGCACGGAAATACGCTCTTCGCCTATATGGAAGTGAATGATTTCACTGAAGCCATGCGAATTTTGTCTAACCATCCTGCCAATAAAAAATGGCAGGAGTATATGGCTGACATTCTAATGACCGACGAGCAGGGACATTCAATGCAGGTCATTCCTGAAGTATTTCATTTTCATGCTTAG
- a CDS encoding transposase → MSAYRDSIGVPGHTSARAQLAAYLGHWRAACAALAATEAAQQELVASVPGADALQAIPGFGPVVMATLLGELGNLADYAHPQQAVRMAGLNVVSDNSGKYQGKTHLAKRGRPQVRQMLYQAALVAIAHDGPARARYRELQEHLAPKAALMALACKLLRIAWACLRHQVHYDAGRAFSRSTAAAAA, encoded by the coding sequence ATGAGTGCCTATCGCGACTCCATTGGGGTGCCTGGGCACACGAGTGCGCGCGCCCAGTTAGCCGCGTACTTGGGGCATTGGCGCGCGGCGTGCGCCGCGCTCGCGGCCACAGAAGCCGCTCAGCAGGAATTGGTGGCCTCAGTGCCAGGAGCGGACGCTTTGCAGGCGATTCCGGGCTTTGGTCCGGTGGTCATGGCGACACTGTTGGGCGAATTGGGGAACTTGGCGGATTATGCCCATCCTCAGCAGGCGGTACGGATGGCTGGTCTAAACGTGGTGTCCGACAACTCCGGAAAGTATCAGGGGAAGACCCATCTGGCTAAGCGTGGGCGGCCGCAAGTCCGGCAGATGTTATATCAAGCCGCGTTGGTGGCCATTGCCCACGACGGTCCCGCACGGGCGCGCTATCGGGAACTCCAGGAGCACCTGGCGCCGAAAGCCGCGTTGATGGCGCTGGCCTGTAAACTTTTGCGGATCGCGTGGGCCTGTTTACGGCACCAGGTCCATTACGATGCCGGGCGAGCCTTTTCCCGGTCCACGGCCGCTGCCGCAGCGTAA
- a CDS encoding IclR family transcriptional regulator, producing MNSVKSALRVADILEIVSAHPPGLTFSELLETSQLPKSSLHELLTTMTQQRLLTYNHLTKRYSLGSRIWEWASTWAQSLQIVPVAWPYLQTIRNELNETVQLAILDQGNVMYVAKVESSHPLQLASHVGIRLPAYATGIGQAILAALPKTDVTRLYPDKLPTYTSLTTPTLQKLLDKLDVTRIDGYATDWGEYSPDIRCVAVPILGMNNHVMAAVSISVPKDRFSSSHRDRMVQTITHYSRLISHECGATDPEAWRTPQ from the coding sequence TTGAATTCCGTAAAATCAGCACTCCGCGTCGCAGACATTTTAGAAATAGTATCCGCTCATCCTCCCGGTTTAACATTTTCGGAGCTGCTGGAAACAAGCCAATTACCCAAAAGCAGCCTACACGAATTATTGACAACAATGACCCAACAACGTCTTCTGACATATAATCACCTGACCAAGCGCTACAGTTTGGGCAGCAGAATATGGGAATGGGCATCAACATGGGCTCAAAGTCTTCAAATTGTTCCTGTCGCCTGGCCGTACTTACAAACTATTCGAAACGAGTTAAATGAAACCGTTCAATTAGCCATATTGGATCAAGGCAATGTTATGTATGTAGCCAAAGTTGAATCCAGCCATCCCTTACAATTAGCGTCTCATGTCGGAATCCGCCTTCCTGCCTATGCTACCGGCATTGGGCAAGCTATCTTGGCTGCACTGCCAAAAACCGACGTCACCCGCCTGTATCCCGATAAGTTACCCACTTATACGTCCCTCACCACCCCTACTTTGCAAAAATTATTAGACAAACTTGATGTCACTCGAATAGACGGGTATGCCACAGACTGGGGCGAATATTCCCCTGATATTCGTTGCGTCGCTGTTCCCATTTTGGGAATGAACAACCACGTCATGGCGGCCGTGAGTATTTCTGTCCCTAAAGACCGCTTTAGTTCCTCTCATCGAGATCGCATGGTCCAAACGATCACTCACTACAGCCGTCTCATTTCTCATGAATGTGGAGCCACAGACCCAGAAGCGTGGCGAACACCGCAATAA
- a CDS encoding fumarylacetoacetate hydrolase family protein: MKLASAIVKGGEEVVWVSSRGYVSFVDLAAYYGQRIKPFTMDQLMQDADRFNYCQDLIQRALSDQLVLDTPIDKLLAPVPYPKKILCVGLNYRPHARESQMEIPKYPVLFSKYPNAVVASGDLIHPPQDALEMDYEAELVLIIGRTCAHVTEDTALDYVFGYCNGNDISARDLQFRTGQWLLGKSCDGFAPMGPYVVTTEDIDDPDNLEILGKRNGEIVQHSNTREMIFSCRYLISYISHYMTLYPGDVIFTGTPEGVILGQPIHARNWLKPGETLSVSVEGLGELVNEIGTPQANTKS, translated from the coding sequence ATGAAACTAGCCAGTGCCATAGTCAAAGGGGGCGAGGAGGTTGTTTGGGTATCCTCACGGGGCTATGTATCGTTTGTTGACTTAGCAGCCTATTACGGCCAAAGAATCAAGCCTTTCACCATGGACCAATTGATGCAAGATGCGGACCGATTTAATTATTGCCAAGACCTGATCCAAAGAGCTCTCAGCGATCAACTGGTGTTGGATACACCCATTGATAAATTACTGGCTCCTGTGCCTTATCCTAAGAAAATCCTATGCGTGGGGCTTAATTATCGTCCTCACGCACGAGAGTCTCAAATGGAAATACCGAAATATCCTGTGTTATTTTCGAAATATCCCAACGCCGTCGTTGCTTCCGGCGATTTGATTCATCCACCCCAGGATGCTCTAGAGATGGATTACGAGGCTGAACTCGTTCTTATTATAGGCAGGACTTGTGCGCACGTAACGGAAGACACAGCCTTGGATTATGTATTCGGTTACTGTAATGGCAATGACATTTCGGCTCGCGACCTGCAATTTCGTACGGGACAATGGTTATTGGGCAAGAGCTGTGATGGATTTGCGCCTATGGGTCCTTATGTTGTAACGACTGAAGATATTGATGATCCAGATAATTTAGAGATTCTAGGAAAGCGGAATGGGGAAATAGTTCAGCATTCCAACACCCGCGAAATGATTTTTTCTTGCCGTTATCTTATCAGTTACATTTCTCATTATATGACGCTATATCCCGGTGACGTGATATTTACGGGCACTCCTGAAGGAGTGATTTTGGGACAGCCCATCCATGCTAGGAATTGGTTAAAACCGGGTGAAACTCTTTCGGTATCAGTGGAAGGGCTGGGAGAATTGGTAAATGAAATTGGGACACCACAAGCGAACACAAAGTCATGA
- a CDS encoding SDR family NAD(P)-dependent oxidoreductase: MALTGKVAVVSGASRGIGRAIAIRLAQEGAKVVIDHPGDDDAALETMSDIQKFGGEAISVKADVSSSPEVEFLFRETLETYHTVDILVNNAGICPFVDWFEVTEDLWDRVHAINLKGAFLCSQYASKIMRDHHHGGRIISISSISALVGGGLQTHYTPTKAGIRSLMQSLAIVLGPYGITCNSILPGSILTDINRDHYADKKILERDVNRIPLGRLGTPDDIAGVAAFLASDDARYITGADILVDGGLFVNLQ, encoded by the coding sequence ATGGCATTAACAGGAAAAGTGGCGGTTGTTAGCGGAGCCTCCCGCGGCATTGGGCGTGCGATAGCCATACGGCTGGCCCAGGAAGGGGCTAAAGTCGTCATTGATCATCCGGGAGATGACGATGCAGCACTTGAAACAATGTCGGATATTCAAAAATTCGGCGGTGAGGCGATTAGTGTGAAAGCAGATGTCTCAAGCTCCCCAGAGGTAGAATTTCTGTTTCGAGAAACTCTGGAGACATATCATACGGTAGACATTTTAGTTAACAATGCCGGAATTTGTCCCTTTGTCGATTGGTTTGAGGTGACAGAGGACTTATGGGACCGTGTGCACGCCATTAATTTAAAGGGGGCGTTCTTATGTTCTCAATATGCCTCGAAAATCATGCGCGATCATCATCACGGGGGAAGAATCATTAGCATCAGTTCAATTTCTGCGTTGGTTGGAGGCGGATTACAAACCCATTACACCCCAACGAAGGCGGGAATTCGATCCCTCATGCAATCGTTGGCGATTGTACTGGGGCCTTATGGGATTACATGTAATTCCATTCTGCCCGGCAGTATCCTAACCGATATTAATCGAGACCATTATGCGGATAAAAAAATTCTCGAACGAGATGTAAACCGCATTCCCTTAGGACGTTTAGGGACTCCGGATGACATTGCTGGCGTCGCGGCCTTTTTAGCTTCAGATGATGCACGGTATATTACGGGAGCCGACATATTGGTAGATGGGGGATTGTTTGTGAATTTACAGTGA
- a CDS encoding IS110 family transposase: MHSTSTIDQRKAAVQGAVIGGVDVAQGWHYIQWLFPNGLSAGKPVRFANTRSGFESMWACRPVGQRLVVGLESTGPYWMPLAHWLRQQPGVTVVLVNPLHTHKLKEVDDHTPSKNDAKDAGIIARAVAEGRYMHWTPREGVWSELATLSVTRRQQKADVVRWQNRIQGWIDVYAPEFRRIFKAWDGMAALWVLDTVPLPADVLGYPFEDLVMGLLEASHHRVGPKRAAALMEVVPSFVEFR; encoded by the coding sequence ATGCATTCTACATCGACAATTGATCAACGCAAAGCGGCGGTCCAAGGCGCCGTGATTGGAGGGGTGGACGTGGCCCAAGGCTGGCATTACATCCAGTGGCTGTTTCCCAACGGGTTGTCGGCTGGAAAGCCCGTGCGGTTTGCCAATACCCGCAGCGGGTTCGAGTCGATGTGGGCCTGCCGCCCGGTCGGGCAGCGCCTCGTCGTGGGACTCGAATCAACCGGCCCCTACTGGATGCCCCTGGCGCACTGGTTGCGCCAACAACCCGGCGTGACCGTCGTCTTAGTCAATCCATTACACACGCACAAGCTCAAAGAAGTCGACGACCACACGCCCTCGAAAAACGACGCCAAGGATGCCGGGATTATTGCCCGGGCAGTCGCCGAGGGGCGGTACATGCACTGGACGCCGCGTGAGGGAGTCTGGAGCGAGCTGGCCACGTTGTCCGTGACCCGACGCCAGCAGAAGGCGGACGTTGTCCGCTGGCAGAATCGCATTCAGGGGTGGATTGATGTCTATGCCCCGGAATTTCGGCGGATCTTCAAAGCCTGGGATGGCATGGCGGCCCTGTGGGTGCTGGACACCGTGCCCTTGCCGGCTGACGTGTTGGGGTATCCCTTCGAGGACTTGGTCATGGGCTTGCTGGAGGCATCCCATCATCGGGTCGGCCCCAAACGGGCGGCGGCCTTAATGGAGGTTGTCCCAAGCTTCGTGGAATTTCGCTAG
- a CDS encoding 2-dehydro-3-deoxy-L-rhamnonate dehydrogenase: MKTLTWTAKETMSILSAPAPVPEPGWIALRVAGVGICGSELSGYLGHNELRKPPLVMGHEFSGVVEEVGHGVTNVKIGDLVTANPLVTCGRCIHCLRGERQRCESRRIIGIDFPGAYAERVLVPSNQCYAVKDAIDGALVEPLACAVRAVGLARIKVGDTAVVIGAGIIGLMTVRLLGLSGAKRIAVVDPNDERLKISQLWGATEMAPNLGALLTDNHPQSFDCVIDAVGLSTTRRDSLNALIRGGRAVWIGLHEALTHLDGNQIVRDELEVRGSFCYTDDEFIRAVSLINSQKFLPVDRQWLDVRSLEEGPAAFKELVNGSPFSKIILTF, encoded by the coding sequence ATGAAAACTTTAACATGGACGGCTAAAGAGACTATGAGCATTTTATCAGCCCCCGCACCTGTTCCGGAGCCGGGATGGATTGCATTACGGGTAGCTGGTGTAGGAATTTGTGGCTCTGAGCTCTCGGGTTACTTGGGGCACAATGAGCTTCGAAAACCGCCGTTAGTCATGGGGCATGAGTTTTCGGGGGTGGTTGAAGAGGTAGGTCACGGGGTAACAAACGTCAAAATTGGTGATTTAGTCACTGCCAATCCCCTGGTGACGTGTGGAAGATGTATTCATTGCTTGCGGGGAGAACGGCAACGTTGTGAATCTCGGCGGATCATTGGAATCGATTTTCCGGGTGCTTACGCAGAGCGTGTTCTGGTTCCTTCAAATCAGTGTTATGCGGTAAAAGACGCGATTGACGGTGCGCTGGTTGAACCGTTGGCGTGTGCGGTCAGAGCCGTCGGGCTAGCCCGTATAAAAGTCGGGGATACGGCTGTAGTCATCGGTGCAGGAATCATAGGACTTATGACGGTACGTTTACTTGGTTTATCGGGGGCTAAACGCATTGCGGTAGTCGATCCTAATGACGAACGCTTAAAGATTTCCCAACTATGGGGTGCTACTGAGATGGCTCCTAATCTGGGTGCCTTGTTAACAGATAATCATCCCCAGAGTTTTGATTGTGTGATAGATGCCGTGGGGTTGTCGACGACTCGCCGGGACAGTTTGAATGCCCTCATTCGGGGAGGCCGAGCTGTCTGGATTGGACTTCATGAGGCCCTAACCCATCTCGATGGAAATCAGATAGTTCGTGATGAACTCGAAGTGCGAGGTAGCTTTTGCTATACCGATGATGAATTTATCCGTGCGGTGAGTTTAATTAATTCGCAAAAGTTTCTTCCTGTAGACCGTCAATGGCTCGATGTGAGATCTCTCGAAGAAGGGCCTGCAGCGTTTAAAGAATTAGTCAATGGGTCGCCATTCTCCAAAATCATCTTAACATTTTAG
- a CDS encoding MFS transporter, which produces MSQSAFTNIDDSQLTGKHWWWTVLSGMGDYLDAGSIVAGGVALLLWIKYFHMSLSLVGLIAAFSSNGISTAVGAFVAGFLGDRFGRKFIYNIDLLLYMFGTLLVIFALSPFMLITGYLVMGFAVGADVPTSWSLIAEYAPKRARGKLMGMTNIFWYVGPIVILLLALALNPLGLLGMRLLFGSLFIVALVTYLLRRSLVESPRWAYSHGKTEELLQLEKEISVPLTPQPAPSSRMSFKDLFQRRNVKRLLFITPIYVLWGIPAGTYGFFFPYIFKTIGATKATTSDLMEILYFLLAILAVVFVFMPLNDRIDRRVLYAISSFLCALAFFILLFAPISNPFVAYANVILFGVGQGIGLWPLQRIWSVELFPTEIRNTAQGFLWSIMRLILGIWSFYLPVVTAAIGGFKAIALMITLMFTYNLIVGGVFGPRTSGKTLEEINHVKSMA; this is translated from the coding sequence ATGTCCCAATCAGCATTTACCAATATTGACGATTCTCAATTAACCGGGAAACATTGGTGGTGGACTGTTTTATCGGGCATGGGGGATTATTTGGATGCGGGATCCATCGTAGCCGGCGGTGTAGCTTTGTTGTTATGGATTAAATATTTTCATATGAGTCTATCCCTCGTCGGGCTCATTGCTGCATTCAGCTCCAATGGTATTTCTACCGCCGTAGGCGCTTTCGTTGCAGGATTTTTAGGTGACCGCTTTGGCCGAAAATTCATTTACAACATTGATTTGCTTCTTTACATGTTTGGGACCCTTCTCGTGATTTTTGCTTTAAGTCCCTTCATGTTAATCACCGGTTATCTTGTTATGGGTTTTGCAGTGGGAGCAGATGTTCCTACATCATGGTCTCTAATTGCCGAGTATGCTCCCAAAAGAGCACGCGGCAAATTGATGGGAATGACCAACATATTTTGGTATGTTGGTCCCATTGTCATTCTCTTACTAGCCTTGGCACTTAATCCCCTCGGGTTACTCGGCATGCGTCTTCTATTCGGAAGTCTATTCATTGTCGCCCTTGTCACTTATTTATTACGGCGATCACTCGTCGAGTCACCCCGCTGGGCGTATAGCCATGGGAAAACCGAAGAACTTCTGCAATTGGAAAAGGAAATTTCTGTCCCCCTCACCCCACAACCAGCGCCCTCCTCTAGAATGAGTTTCAAAGATTTATTTCAACGGCGAAACGTGAAAAGGTTACTGTTCATCACCCCAATTTATGTACTATGGGGCATACCGGCGGGCACATACGGATTCTTCTTCCCCTACATTTTTAAAACGATTGGCGCAACAAAGGCCACAACATCTGACCTTATGGAAATACTCTATTTTTTATTAGCCATTTTAGCGGTCGTGTTTGTCTTTATGCCCCTAAATGATCGCATTGACAGACGCGTGCTTTATGCTATTAGCTCGTTCTTATGTGCACTGGCCTTCTTTATCTTGTTATTTGCTCCCATATCCAATCCGTTTGTCGCGTATGCCAACGTTATCTTATTCGGTGTCGGACAAGGTATCGGTTTATGGCCGTTACAACGAATTTGGTCCGTTGAATTATTTCCTACTGAAATCCGCAATACTGCTCAAGGTTTCTTATGGTCAATTATGCGTCTCATATTAGGAATTTGGAGTTTTTATCTCCCGGTTGTTACGGCCGCTATTGGGGGCTTTAAGGCAATTGCCTTGATGATTACGCTCATGTTCACCTACAACCTCATCGTAGGTGGCGTATTTGGACCTCGAACAAGCGGGAAGACTCTAGAAGAAATTAATCACGTGAAATCTATGGCGTAA
- a CDS encoding L-rhamnose mutarotase produces the protein MQRVGFVLKIHPGTEIEYRVRHQHVYPELLQAFHERPVEM, from the coding sequence GTGCAACGCGTGGGATTTGTCTTAAAGATTCATCCAGGAACCGAAATAGAGTATCGAGTTCGCCATCAGCATGTCTATCCAGAACTATTACAGGCGTTTCATGAGCGTCCTGTAGAGATGTGA
- a CDS encoding IS256 family transposase, translated as MTTSIKKKSLPEQSVTVPWVDILQDAEDGLLALSIRVGLQVLQQMMAAEVEQLAGPKGRHDPQRQAVRHGTEVGSVFLGDRKISVPHPRVRAADGSEEIPLDTYHQFQDPTLATQAVLERMLYGLASRQQRHADAAFEAAMEQPGPSKSTVSRRFIQATQQALDRFLQRRLDDRTWVVVMIDGLRVADHLVVGALGIDADGHKRVLGLVEGATENHTVVMALLQDLITRGLTAAQGLLVVIDGAKALAKAVHDVWGDQVLIQRCQIHKQRNVLDHLPKSAENRVRQRLRKAYQEPDADRAAQALEALAKELERDHPGAAGSLREGLAETLTVHRLGLPGLLRQTLANTNAMESINSQFRTHAQNVKHWTNGQQVLRWLASASFFIEDTLTRIPGYREIPVLQTALKATCSKTPEQKTEQIG; from the coding sequence GTGACTACCAGTATAAAGAAAAAATCGCTTCCCGAACAGTCGGTGACGGTGCCGTGGGTGGACATCCTCCAGGATGCCGAAGACGGGTTATTGGCGCTGTCGATCCGGGTCGGATTGCAGGTTTTGCAACAGATGATGGCGGCCGAGGTGGAGCAGTTGGCAGGGCCTAAAGGCCGTCATGATCCGCAACGCCAAGCGGTCCGACACGGGACCGAAGTCGGCAGCGTCTTTTTGGGGGATCGCAAAATCTCCGTTCCGCACCCCCGGGTGCGGGCCGCTGATGGCTCGGAGGAAATTCCGTTAGACACCTACCATCAGTTTCAGGACCCGACGCTGGCGACACAAGCCGTACTGGAACGCATGCTGTATGGCTTAGCGAGCCGCCAACAGCGCCATGCCGATGCAGCCTTTGAAGCCGCGATGGAGCAGCCAGGCCCCAGCAAAAGCACGGTGAGCCGCCGCTTTATCCAAGCCACCCAACAGGCCCTTGACCGCTTTCTCCAGCGCCGGTTGGATGACCGGACGTGGGTGGTGGTGATGATCGATGGTTTGCGTGTAGCGGACCATCTGGTGGTGGGCGCCTTAGGGATTGATGCGGACGGTCACAAGCGTGTCTTGGGATTGGTCGAAGGGGCGACAGAAAATCATACCGTAGTCATGGCCTTATTGCAGGATCTCATCACTCGCGGCCTGACGGCCGCGCAGGGATTACTCGTGGTCATCGATGGGGCCAAGGCCTTAGCCAAAGCCGTGCACGACGTCTGGGGAGACCAAGTCCTCATCCAACGCTGCCAAATCCACAAGCAACGGAATGTGCTCGACCACCTGCCGAAATCGGCCGAAAATCGGGTCCGCCAGCGCTTACGGAAAGCGTATCAAGAACCGGATGCGGACAGGGCCGCGCAGGCATTAGAAGCGCTCGCGAAAGAGCTCGAACGGGATCATCCCGGCGCCGCTGGGAGTCTCCGGGAAGGACTGGCGGAAACGTTAACCGTCCATCGATTGGGCCTGCCGGGCCTCTTACGCCAAACGTTGGCGAACACCAATGCCATGGAATCCATCAACAGTCAATTTCGGACCCATGCGCAAAATGTCAAACATTGGACCAATGGGCAACAAGTCTTACGCTGGTTGGCGTCGGCGAGCTTTTTTATCGAAGACACGTTGACGCGGATCCCCGGCTATCGCGAGATTCCCGTGTTGCAAACGGCCTTAAAAGCCACGTGTTCCAAAACGCCGGAACAAAAAACCGAGCAAATCGGTTAA